In the Lactiplantibacillus brownii genome, one interval contains:
- a CDS encoding IS30 family transposase encodes MTYTHLTIDELATIYSFWKLGKKAYLVAPALHRSAETVYRIYRFLDAGGTIIDYQCHYRKHKQHCGRKPIQLRPDELAYIQAKTQAGWQPDTIINRQERAFSCGVRTLYRLFKRGVLGLSTKDLPMHGKRHPNGYIERRGKAGQLGRDLKNRYQDYPNFNQEFGHLEGDTVQGKNHQGAVTTLVERQTKVAIVLNSHTKSAHDVNRSLAGWLSKLPRHLFKSITFDNGKEFAGWRTIANQFDLNIYFAAVGAPNQRGLNENTNGLLRKDGLRHNLIMDQLSDGFVQAVASRRNHIPRKSLGYQTPLEAFISQITDEQLKNF; translated from the coding sequence ATGACCTATACTCATCTTACTATAGACGAACTTGCCACAATTTATTCTTTTTGGAAACTCGGTAAAAAGGCTTATCTAGTGGCCCCAGCGCTCCATCGGAGTGCTGAAACTGTGTATCGTATTTATCGGTTTCTTGACGCTGGCGGTACGATTATTGATTACCAATGCCACTATCGAAAGCATAAACAACATTGTGGGCGTAAACCAATTCAACTACGCCCTGATGAACTGGCCTATATTCAAGCCAAAACTCAAGCTGGTTGGCAACCAGATACCATTATTAATCGCCAAGAACGGGCTTTCAGCTGTGGGGTTCGAACCCTTTACCGCCTTTTCAAACGCGGTGTTTTGGGGTTGTCGACCAAAGATTTACCGATGCACGGCAAACGGCACCCTAATGGTTACATTGAACGCCGTGGGAAAGCGGGTCAATTGGGCAGGGATTTAAAGAATCGTTATCAGGACTATCCTAATTTTAATCAAGAATTCGGCCATTTAGAAGGTGACACGGTTCAAGGTAAAAACCATCAGGGTGCGGTAACCACGCTGGTTGAACGACAAACTAAGGTCGCAATTGTGCTGAATTCGCATACCAAGTCGGCACACGATGTCAATCGTAGTTTAGCAGGATGGCTTTCGAAGCTGCCACGACACCTATTTAAGTCAATTACGTTTGACAATGGTAAGGAGTTCGCCGGTTGGCGAACCATTGCTAACCAATTTGATTTAAATATTTACTTTGCCGCTGTCGGAGCACCCAATCAACGTGGTTTAAATGAGAACACCAATGGTCTGCTGCGTAAAGATGGTTTACGTCACAATCTTATTATGGACCAGCTATCAGATGGATTTGTTCAAGCAGTTGCCAGTCGACGAAACCACATCCCACGAAAAAGTTTGGGTTACCAGACACCTCTGGAAGCATTCATCAGTCAGATTACAGATGAACAGTTAAAAAATTTCTAA
- a CDS encoding ParA family protein, whose amino-acid sequence MDIPDVVKAIQSRDEALTIVIGNQKGGVGKTTNTYLIAYTLAKMGIHTLVADLDPQANATKTLMLTKSQQEDTVYSIKKTLMVGVQEKDLTDLPVKIMDNLDLIPSYIDFQDFTKYLYQNTNNEYEETHLLEPLFNPLKKKYDVILLDVPPFSIEITRNAVIFSDFALISLQTHDDSLSGAEEYVNTLSKLQQEYQLDIEVIGILPMLHDARNGVDQTIIQSAKDEFGEENVFTNIVTQMARIKRFPINGITDKDRFDKRVLDKYQQVTDELLSRIGLFIDDKEAK is encoded by the coding sequence ATGGATATTCCAGACGTAGTAAAGGCTATACAGTCTCGTGATGAGGCATTAACCATTGTGATTGGTAATCAAAAGGGTGGCGTGGGAAAAACAACTAACACGTATCTCATCGCTTATACCTTAGCTAAAATGGGAATACATACGTTGGTTGCAGACTTAGACCCACAAGCCAACGCCACTAAAACACTAATGTTAACGAAAAGTCAGCAGGAAGATACCGTGTACTCAATTAAAAAAACTCTGATGGTAGGCGTACAGGAGAAAGATCTAACAGACTTACCAGTTAAGATAATGGATAACCTTGACCTAATTCCTTCATATATTGATTTCCAAGATTTCACGAAATATTTATATCAGAATACGAATAATGAGTACGAAGAAACACATCTGTTGGAGCCCTTGTTTAATCCATTGAAGAAGAAATATGATGTAATTCTGTTGGATGTGCCACCATTTAGTATTGAGATTACCCGTAATGCTGTTATCTTCTCAGACTTTGCACTTATCAGCTTGCAAACACACGATGATAGTCTATCCGGTGCAGAAGAGTATGTGAATACCCTTTCTAAACTTCAGCAAGAGTATCAGCTAGATATAGAGGTAATTGGTATCTTGCCAATGCTTCACGATGCCCGTAACGGTGTCGATCAGACAATCATACAATCTGCTAAGGATGAGTTTGGAGAAGAAAATGTATTCACAAATATTGTTACTCAAATGGCCCGGATTAAACGATTCCCAATTAATGGAATTACCGATAAGGACCGCTTCGATAAGCGAGTGTTAGACAAGTACCAGCAAGTTACCGATGAGTTATTAAGCCGGATTGGCTTATTTATAGATGATAAGGAGGCCAAGTAA
- a CDS encoding IS30-like element ISLpl1 family transposase — translation MSSITYSERIKIETFCELGLSNIQMGVRLNRSPSTISYELSRCQPYQAELAQTDAEYKRSRCGRKTKLSDELKQKILNHLRLSWSPGMIAHEFKLATKSIYNWLNQGRIGFSLNDLPEHGVRQRRNVDQRSKYNQSLGRSIEQRPMMINQRKRIGDFELDTVVGPRGHSKAVLLTLIDRKSRFLWAYRLKDRTTATVNEALTKFLTTFNGPVHSFTVDRGTEFSGLVSLESQYGIKTYYCHAYTPAERGSNERFNRNLRYFYPKGTRFEHISAQDLTTTLLQINQRPLKILDWQTPYQVILTNLSKNSD, via the coding sequence TTGTCTAGTATAACCTATTCCGAACGAATTAAAATCGAAACCTTTTGTGAACTAGGGCTGTCCAATATCCAAATGGGCGTTCGGCTGAACCGATCACCGTCAACAATTTCTTATGAATTATCTCGATGTCAACCTTATCAGGCTGAATTAGCACAAACAGATGCCGAATACAAGCGATCACGATGTGGTCGGAAAACTAAGCTGAGCGATGAGTTAAAGCAAAAAATTCTCAACCATTTACGTCTAAGCTGGTCACCAGGAATGATTGCTCACGAATTTAAACTAGCTACTAAATCTATTTATAATTGGCTAAATCAGGGGAGAATTGGTTTCTCCTTGAATGATCTACCTGAACATGGCGTACGCCAACGGCGTAACGTTGACCAACGATCCAAATATAATCAATCTTTGGGGCGATCAATTGAACAGCGTCCCATGATGATTAATCAACGTAAGCGCATCGGCGATTTTGAACTAGATACAGTCGTTGGTCCTCGTGGGCATAGTAAGGCAGTTTTATTAACTTTAATCGATCGCAAATCACGGTTCCTTTGGGCATACCGGTTAAAAGATCGGACGACAGCGACTGTTAATGAAGCACTAACTAAGTTCCTAACCACTTTTAATGGTCCGGTGCACAGCTTTACTGTGGACCGTGGCACTGAGTTTAGTGGGCTAGTATCACTTGAATCACAATATGGTATTAAGACCTATTACTGCCATGCTTATACGCCAGCTGAACGTGGTAGTAATGAACGCTTTAATCGGAATTTACGTTATTTTTATCCTAAAGGGACTCGTTTTGAGCACATTAGTGCTCAAGATTTAACGACGACGTTACTCCAAATTAACCAGCGACCGCTTAAAATACTCGACTGGCAAACACCGTATCAGGTTATACTGACAAATTTGTCCAAAAATTCGGATTAA